The Calditerrivibrio nitroreducens DSM 19672 genome window below encodes:
- a CDS encoding ArsR/SmtB family transcription factor produces the protein MDNLKKITTVLKALSDENRLRITMMLMERPMCVCEIKEILHIAISTISAHLKTLKYAGIITDVKDKRWVEYRLKDDKEIQELLTLIKNKLINCEIIKNDVEKLSKIDRYSCSNS, from the coding sequence ATGGACAACTTAAAAAAGATTACCACAGTACTAAAAGCCCTTTCAGATGAAAATAGATTGAGAATTACAATGATGCTTATGGAAAGACCAATGTGCGTATGCGAAATCAAAGAGATACTTCATATAGCTATATCCACTATTTCTGCACATCTTAAGACACTTAAATATGCTGGCATAATCACTGATGTAAAGGATAAAAGGTGGGTGGAATACCGACTAAAAGATGATAAAGAGATTCAAGAGCTTTTAACATTAATTAAGAATAAACTCATAAACTGCGAAATAATAAAAAATGACGTTGAAAAGCTCTCCAAAATCGATAGATACTCATGCTCTAATTCATGA
- a CDS encoding permease, with product MKEINKFLTLLGIFVYVYFVPFNTPRVSGAILEGFFMLQEYVREHTLTCLIPALFIAGAISIKVSQASVIKYFGAGAKKIVSYGVASISGTILAVCSCTILPLFTGIYARGAGLGPAIAFVYSGPAINILAIVLTARVLGAEMGIARAIGAISFSVVIGLLMSLIFHKEEKERQVVVAKNSVGMVSHVGGSPIKTISLFLSLIGVLIFATWAKPLTEGTLFALIYHNKSILTAISLASTIIIAFSTMSKDENISWMEETWVYAKQIIPLLFIGVLVAGFLLGRPGHEGVIPSKYVETLVGGNSLFSNLFASVVGAFMYFATLTEIPILQGLMGAGMGKGPALALLLSGPALSLPNMLVIRSVIGAKKTIVYVFLVIIMSTIAGIIYGKLA from the coding sequence ATGAAAGAGATAAACAAATTTTTAACTCTTCTGGGTATCTTTGTTTACGTTTATTTTGTTCCTTTTAATACTCCAAGGGTAAGTGGTGCCATACTTGAGGGTTTCTTTATGCTTCAGGAATATGTTAGGGAGCATACACTTACATGTCTTATTCCTGCACTTTTTATTGCAGGTGCAATTAGTATCAAGGTCTCCCAGGCTTCGGTTATAAAATATTTTGGTGCAGGTGCCAAAAAGATCGTGTCATATGGTGTTGCATCCATCTCTGGGACAATCCTTGCCGTATGTTCATGTACTATACTTCCTCTATTCACAGGGATTTATGCTCGTGGAGCAGGTCTTGGACCAGCCATTGCATTTGTTTATTCTGGGCCTGCTATAAATATACTTGCGATAGTGCTTACCGCAAGGGTATTGGGTGCAGAAATGGGTATAGCAAGAGCAATTGGGGCTATAAGTTTTTCAGTTGTGATAGGTCTTTTGATGTCACTTATCTTTCACAAAGAGGAGAAGGAGAGACAGGTGGTGGTTGCTAAAAATTCTGTCGGAATGGTTTCTCATGTGGGTGGTTCTCCCATCAAGACAATATCTTTGTTTTTGTCTCTAATAGGTGTATTGATTTTTGCTACATGGGCTAAGCCTTTGACGGAAGGTACCCTGTTTGCCCTTATATATCACAATAAATCGATTTTAACGGCTATCTCCCTTGCATCTACGATTATAATTGCTTTTTCAACGATGAGCAAAGATGAAAACATATCCTGGATGGAAGAAACATGGGTTTATGCAAAGCAAATTATTCCGCTTTTGTTTATCGGTGTTCTTGTGGCTGGATTCTTGCTTGGTAGGCCCGGACACGAGGGGGTTATCCCATCTAAGTATGTGGAGACCCTGGTGGGGGGTAATTCCCTTTTCTCAAATCTTTTCGCTTCGGTTGTGGGGGCTTTTATGTATTTTGCCACATTGACTGAGATCCCTATACTCCAGGGACTTATGGGGGCAGGTATGGGTAAGGGTCCTGCACTTGCACTTCTGTTGTCAGGTCCGGCTTTAAGCTTACCAAATATGCTTGTTATAAGAAGTGTAATTGGTGCCAAAAAAACAATCGTATATGTTTTTTTAGTGATTATTATGTCGACTATTGCCGGAATTATATATGGTAAATTGGCATAA
- a CDS encoding cation diffusion facilitator family transporter, whose amino-acid sequence MIDGNTNNKCCESEQTQNHSHSHSHDHSHAHSHLEDISGKRLFWVIVLNLAITTSEVVGGVISGSLSLISDALHNLSDAAAVVISYIAIQLGKKSSSLKHTFGLKRAEILAALLNSAVLVGVSIYLFYEAIKKFYHPEPIAGGVMLIIAIIGLCGNILSIFLLESGSRENLNIRSAYLHMLSDAISSVAVILGALGIIYFKIYWIDPMLTILIGVYVLKESFGILKNSVHILMEGVPINISLDEIKEKIESIEDVLNVHHIHLWQIGEKEVHIEMHVDLKDMMLSKTEKIRKEIEQLMQMYGINHVTVQFETDCCENKNILCNRS is encoded by the coding sequence ATGATCGATGGTAATACGAATAACAAATGCTGTGAATCTGAACAAACACAGAATCACAGCCATAGTCACAGTCATGATCATAGCCACGCCCACAGTCATCTGGAAGATATATCAGGAAAAAGGCTTTTTTGGGTAATTGTACTTAATCTTGCTATTACTACATCTGAAGTCGTAGGCGGTGTGATTTCTGGCAGCCTTTCCCTCATATCAGATGCTCTTCATAATCTTTCTGATGCGGCGGCGGTGGTAATAAGCTATATTGCCATTCAGCTCGGTAAAAAAAGTAGTAGTTTAAAACATACCTTCGGTTTAAAAAGGGCAGAGATTCTTGCGGCATTGTTGAATTCTGCTGTATTGGTGGGGGTTTCGATCTACCTTTTTTATGAAGCAATAAAGAAATTTTATCATCCTGAGCCGATTGCAGGTGGTGTGATGCTTATAATTGCAATCATAGGTCTTTGCGGCAATATATTGTCGATATTTTTGCTTGAGTCTGGTTCAAGGGAGAATTTAAATATTCGATCTGCATATCTACATATGTTGTCGGATGCGATATCATCGGTAGCTGTTATTTTGGGTGCGCTCGGAATAATCTATTTTAAGATATATTGGATAGATCCTATGCTTACAATTCTCATAGGTGTTTATGTATTAAAGGAGAGCTTTGGAATTTTGAAGAATTCGGTTCACATACTTATGGAGGGAGTACCTATTAATATCTCTTTGGATGAGATAAAAGAAAAGATCGAATCTATAGAAGATGTTTTAAATGTGCACCATATCCATTTATGGCAGATCGGTGAAAAGGAGGTGCATATAGAGATGCATGTTGATTTAAAAGATATGATGTTGAGTAAGACTGAGAAGATTAGAAAAGAGATAGAGCAGCTTATGCAGATGTATGGGATCAACCATGTCACCGTTCAATTTGAAACAGATTGTTGTGAAAATAAAAATATATTATGTAATAGGAGTTAA
- a CDS encoding thioredoxin family protein has protein sequence MNIKILGTGCRNCEILYKTVCEAVEQLQLTDVTIEYVKEINEIIKYVMTTPGLVIDEVLVHEGKPLPNVEQVKNIILQMKK, from the coding sequence ATGAACATTAAGATTCTTGGAACAGGTTGCAGAAATTGTGAAATACTTTACAAAACGGTTTGTGAAGCAGTTGAACAACTACAGCTTACAGATGTGACGATCGAATATGTGAAAGAGATCAATGAGATAATTAAGTATGTTATGACCACTCCAGGGCTTGTAATTGATGAAGTTTTGGTACATGAAGGTAAACCTCTACCGAATGTAGAACAGGTTAAAAATATTATTTTGCAGATGAAAAAATAA
- a CDS encoding arsenate reductase ArsC, with amino-acid sequence MKKNLLFLCTGNSCRSQMAEGYGRIYLGDRYNVYSAGTEKHGLNPYMVKVMEEDGVDLSNHYSKTVSELKDIDFDIVVTVCGDANERCPVYLKRGKLIHKGFEDPAKFQGDEEEKLEFFRKIRDQIKNYIKNYLSNEV; translated from the coding sequence ATGAAAAAAAATCTTCTTTTTTTATGTACTGGGAATTCATGCAGAAGCCAGATGGCAGAGGGGTATGGCAGGATCTATTTGGGGGATAGGTACAATGTTTATTCCGCTGGGACGGAGAAACATGGTCTAAACCCATATATGGTAAAAGTGATGGAAGAGGATGGGGTGGATCTCTCAAACCATTATTCTAAGACAGTTTCGGAACTTAAAGATATCGACTTTGACATAGTGGTTACGGTTTGTGGGGATGCCAATGAAAGATGCCCTGTCTATTTGAAAAGGGGAAAACTTATCCACAAAGGTTTTGAAGATCCTGCAAAGTTTCAAGGGGATGAAGAAGAAAAGCTTGAATTTTTCCGGAAGATAAGGGATCAGATTAAAAATTATATAAAAAACTATTTGAGTAATGAAGTTTGA
- the arsB gene encoding ACR3 family arsenite efflux transporter, translating into MKFDMEQKKISFFDRYLTLWVVICMVIGIFVGKLLPDTIKMLRDIEFAKGSQINLPIAVLIWLMIYPMMLKVDFSSLLNVGKNPKGLLITAFVNWFVKPFSMAIIAYIFFKLIFSILIPMDIADQYIAGSIILAAAPCTAMVFVWSYLVDGDPAYTLVQVAMNDLIMLVAFAPIVGFLVSGASNLVVPMNVLFYSVVVFIVIPLSMGVLTRYFLLKVKSLEWFESFIKKLHPIAVTALLLTLILIFAFQSDNITTKWFHVILIAIPILVQVYFNSSVVYLLMKKFKVNFEVAAPGALIGASNFFELAVATAITLFGPESGAALATVVGVLVEVPVMLSVVKICKVTKGWYCKGYGAV; encoded by the coding sequence ATGAAGTTTGATATGGAACAGAAGAAGATCAGTTTTTTTGACAGGTATCTTACCTTATGGGTTGTTATATGCATGGTGATTGGGATTTTTGTTGGTAAATTACTACCTGATACAATAAAGATGTTAAGAGATATCGAGTTTGCAAAAGGTTCTCAGATTAACTTACCTATCGCGGTGCTTATCTGGTTGATGATATATCCTATGATGTTGAAAGTCGATTTCTCTTCTTTATTAAATGTGGGTAAAAATCCAAAAGGGCTATTAATTACAGCTTTTGTGAATTGGTTTGTAAAACCTTTTAGCATGGCAATTATAGCATATATTTTTTTTAAATTAATCTTTTCAATTCTTATCCCTATGGATATTGCAGACCAATATATTGCAGGTAGTATTATTTTGGCAGCAGCACCTTGTACAGCTATGGTTTTTGTGTGGAGCTATTTGGTGGATGGGGATCCTGCATACACTCTTGTGCAGGTGGCGATGAATGATCTTATAATGCTTGTGGCTTTTGCTCCGATTGTTGGGTTTCTGGTCAGCGGTGCATCAAACCTTGTGGTCCCTATGAATGTGCTGTTTTATTCGGTGGTGGTATTTATCGTTATTCCCCTTTCCATGGGTGTCCTAACTAGGTATTTCTTATTGAAAGTAAAATCCTTAGAGTGGTTTGAGAGTTTCATTAAAAAGCTCCACCCAATTGCAGTTACTGCCCTTTTGCTTACACTTATCCTTATATTTGCATTTCAGTCTGACAATATTACCACAAAATGGTTCCATGTTATTCTAATTGCCATACCGATACTTGTTCAGGTATATTTTAACTCCTCTGTAGTTTACCTTCTTATGAAGAAGTTTAAAGTAAATTTCGAGGTGGCGGCACCTGGAGCTCTAATTGGAGCGAGCAACTTTTTTGAATTGGCAGTGGCTACTGCAATAACACTTTTTGGTCCAGAATCGGGTGCAGCTCTTGCTACAGTTGTGGGTGTACTTGTGGAGGTACCTGTTATGCTATCTGTTGTGAAGATTTGCAAAGTAACAAAAGGGTGGTATTGTAAAGGATATGGAGCTGTTTAG
- a CDS encoding AEC family transporter, whose product MIEKETIDILLLVLPIFIVMATGNILYKLKFFDQHFMSVANKLIFYFLLPVLLFYEIANANIKSYSLTYLLTIMGLAIIAMFVISFVLGKIFKFNKSSIGTFAMNSFRANYAYMGLPVSYYAFGDKGLTIASILMAFIVPLVNLMSVISLILTSNSKMNLKTFIKNTLFNPLAVACILGIIFSVLSIKIPLFINKSLELMSNVTLPLALFSIGATLDFKKVKGDIVIISFNVFLKLIILPLITLALLKISSTSMTFESKVLIVMLSSPAATVNYILVSEMGGDKDLASSVIIISSAFSIFSFVFWISIL is encoded by the coding sequence ATGATAGAAAAGGAAACGATTGACATTCTTCTTTTAGTTTTACCAATATTTATTGTTATGGCAACAGGGAACATTCTTTATAAATTAAAATTTTTCGATCAGCATTTTATGTCTGTAGCAAACAAACTTATCTTCTATTTCCTATTGCCCGTTTTACTTTTTTACGAAATTGCAAATGCAAATATTAAAAGTTATTCCCTGACATATCTACTTACAATAATGGGATTAGCTATAATTGCAATGTTTGTCATAAGTTTTGTCTTGGGAAAAATCTTTAAATTTAATAAATCATCTATCGGAACATTTGCAATGAATAGTTTCAGGGCAAACTACGCATATATGGGTCTTCCTGTATCTTACTATGCATTTGGGGATAAGGGGCTTACAATTGCAAGTATACTTATGGCTTTTATCGTGCCTTTAGTCAATTTGATGTCGGTAATAAGTTTGATACTTACCTCAAATTCAAAAATGAATTTAAAAACATTTATTAAAAACACGCTCTTTAATCCTTTGGCTGTTGCATGTATTTTAGGGATAATTTTTTCTGTTTTATCTATAAAAATTCCATTATTTATAAATAAATCTCTTGAATTAATGAGTAATGTCACACTTCCCCTTGCACTTTTCAGTATCGGTGCAACACTTGATTTTAAAAAGGTAAAAGGTGATATTGTAATTATATCATTTAATGTTTTTCTAAAACTTATTATACTGCCATTAATTACTCTAGCTTTGCTGAAGATTTCTTCTACCTCAATGACATTTGAATCAAAGGTATTGATAGTTATGCTCTCTTCCCCTGCTGCAACGGTCAACTATATTTTAGTTTCCGAAATGGGAGGCGATAAAGATTTGGCAAGTAGTGTAATAATTATAAGTAGTGCATTTTCTATATTTTCTTTTGTTTTTTGGATTTCAATTCTTTAA
- the hemB gene encoding porphobilinogen synthase, whose amino-acid sequence MAYPIERGRRLRRNEKIRRMVRETVLSLDDLIYPLFVVEGEGIKKEVSSMPDVYQMSIDNIVKECIELERLGLQSIILFGIPNHKDELGSEAYNDNGVIQQAIRAIKQNTGLYIITDVCMCEYTSHGHCGIIKDGDVDNDTTLKYLAMEALSHAKAGADMVAPSDMMDGRVAVIRDILDDNGFEHIPIMSYSVKYASAFYGPFREAAESTPQFGDRRSYQMDPANRREALREARYDLEEGADILMVKPALPYLDIIRDLRETFDLPIAAYNVSGEYSMIMAAVRNGWVDKDRVIMESLTSIKRAGADLILTYFAKEVARILG is encoded by the coding sequence ATGGCATACCCAATAGAAAGAGGTAGAAGATTAAGAAGAAATGAAAAAATAAGACGGATGGTAAGGGAAACTGTATTATCTCTGGATGATCTTATATACCCTTTATTCGTTGTGGAAGGGGAGGGTATAAAAAAAGAGGTCTCCTCCATGCCAGATGTTTACCAGATGAGTATCGACAATATTGTCAAAGAATGTATAGAGCTTGAAAGGCTCGGTTTGCAATCGATTATATTATTCGGGATACCAAACCATAAAGATGAGCTTGGTAGTGAGGCTTACAATGATAATGGAGTTATACAGCAGGCGATCAGAGCCATAAAACAGAATACAGGATTGTATATAATTACTGATGTCTGTATGTGTGAATATACCTCTCATGGGCATTGTGGAATTATAAAAGATGGGGATGTGGATAATGATACAACCCTTAAATACCTTGCTATGGAGGCCCTGTCGCACGCTAAAGCAGGTGCTGATATGGTGGCTCCCAGTGATATGATGGATGGAAGGGTGGCGGTTATTAGAGATATCTTGGATGATAATGGATTTGAGCATATCCCAATAATGAGCTATTCAGTCAAATATGCATCTGCATTTTATGGACCTTTCAGGGAAGCTGCGGAAAGTACCCCTCAGTTTGGTGACAGAAGAAGCTATCAGATGGATCCAGCTAATAGACGGGAGGCTCTAAGAGAAGCAAGATACGATCTCGAGGAAGGGGCTGATATACTGATGGTTAAACCTGCTCTGCCCTATCTTGATATAATAAGAGATCTAAGGGAAACTTTTGACCTGCCGATTGCGGCGTACAACGTAAGTGGTGAATATTCGATGATAATGGCCGCCGTACGAAATGGGTGGGTTGATAAGGATAGGGTTATTATGGAATCCCTCACTTCGATAAAAAGAGCCGGAGCGGATCTAATTTTAACGTACTTTGCAAAAGAGGTTGCCAGGATTTTGGGCTGA
- a CDS encoding DUF815 domain-containing protein, with amino-acid sequence MFSKHIAFLWDNSEIIPINIRLKYDNLICLDEQINRIEKNIISFIDEGVYLNMLLWGERGGGKSSIIKNILYKYHSKGLKIIQHIDDNLKSIYKLYEIVSTSEYKFILFFDDISFNYDDERYRSFKSLLEGGLIPQPENLMIVATSNRRHLIFEKAHDSSDFYSRDDENESISLYSRFGLVVGFYPMNREDYLKITSYYLNLFNLNLYENWEGEAENFAINRGGRSGRVAKQFAIYKKIFG; translated from the coding sequence ATGTTTTCAAAACATATAGCTTTTTTGTGGGATAATTCTGAGATTATACCTATAAATATAAGATTAAAGTATGATAATCTAATCTGTCTGGATGAACAGATTAATAGGATAGAAAAAAATATCATATCATTCATCGATGAAGGGGTTTATTTAAATATGCTTTTATGGGGGGAAAGGGGAGGCGGTAAGTCGTCAATTATAAAAAATATTCTGTATAAATACCATTCTAAAGGGCTTAAAATAATTCAGCATATTGATGATAATCTGAAATCTATTTATAAGCTATATGAAATTGTTTCGACCTCTGAGTATAAATTTATACTTTTTTTTGATGACATATCATTCAACTACGATGATGAGAGATACCGCAGTTTTAAATCTTTGTTGGAAGGTGGGCTGATTCCCCAACCTGAAAACCTCATGATTGTGGCAACCTCCAATAGGAGACATCTTATTTTTGAAAAAGCACACGATAGCTCAGATTTTTATAGCCGGGACGATGAAAATGAATCCATATCACTTTATTCCCGATTTGGTCTCGTGGTGGGTTTTTATCCAATGAATAGAGAGGATTATCTTAAGATTACCAGTTATTACCTAAATCTTTTTAATCTTAACTTGTATGAAAACTGGGAAGGAGAAGCAGAAAATTTTGCTATAAATAGAGGGGGAAGAAGCGGAAGAGTTGCCAAGCAGTTTGCAATATATAAGAAGATTTTTGGTTAA
- a CDS encoding EAL and HDOD domain-containing protein — translation MKNFYIGRQPILDKNNNVYAYELLFRESTLNAANFKDARYAISRTILNAIDKFGIDNILNNAKGFLNVNEEFLMGDFIEILDKKRFVFEILETSNVDDKLISRVLELKKKGYHFALDDFIFTEAYINTFKPFFEIVDFIKVDIRGSSKFDLIKKTRNLKSLNAKLLAEKVETYDEFVFTRDLGYELFQGYYFEKPTIMLKQGHSSNRAIIFKIINAINNNVRTSEIASYFELEPNLTISLLKFINSAAFYFRTTINSITHAINLIGLIKLQNWLLLMSYAEGESPSSSPLFHAAIIRGKVLEYLLEKTSNDQRIIDKGFLVGVLSLSDAIYKTPLQDILKDLNVDDDIKKAIIEKEGVMGKLLQLTEYDEKNEYEKFLELSIELKIDEMLFNDAKLSSFMWLNTLLKSI, via the coding sequence ATGAAAAACTTTTATATCGGTAGACAACCTATACTTGACAAAAACAACAACGTTTATGCATATGAACTGCTTTTTAGAGAAAGCACCCTGAATGCAGCCAATTTTAAAGATGCCAGATACGCAATATCCAGAACTATACTTAATGCAATAGATAAGTTTGGAATAGACAATATATTAAACAATGCAAAAGGTTTTTTAAATGTAAACGAAGAGTTCCTTATGGGGGATTTCATAGAAATTTTAGATAAAAAAAGGTTTGTTTTTGAAATTTTAGAAACTTCCAACGTTGACGATAAACTTATCTCAAGGGTTTTAGAACTTAAAAAAAAAGGATACCACTTTGCTCTGGATGATTTTATATTTACAGAAGCATATATCAATACCTTCAAACCTTTTTTTGAAATAGTGGATTTCATCAAAGTGGATATAAGGGGTTCCTCCAAATTCGATCTGATAAAGAAAACCAGAAATCTCAAAAGTTTAAATGCAAAACTACTTGCAGAAAAAGTGGAAACCTATGATGAGTTTGTTTTTACAAGAGATTTAGGATATGAATTGTTTCAAGGATACTATTTCGAAAAGCCCACAATTATGCTAAAGCAGGGACATTCTTCAAATAGAGCAATTATTTTCAAAATCATCAATGCTATCAATAACAACGTCAGGACATCAGAGATAGCAAGTTATTTTGAACTCGAACCAAACCTTACGATAAGTCTTTTAAAATTTATAAACTCTGCTGCATTCTATTTCAGAACAACTATAAACTCAATTACACATGCCATAAATCTTATAGGTCTTATTAAATTACAAAATTGGCTCCTTTTGATGAGCTACGCCGAAGGGGAATCCCCATCCAGCTCTCCTCTTTTCCACGCCGCCATTATAAGAGGTAAAGTATTAGAATACTTATTAGAAAAAACTTCAAATGACCAGCGGATTATCGACAAAGGGTTTTTAGTGGGGGTTTTATCTCTATCTGATGCCATATATAAAACCCCATTACAGGATATATTGAAAGATTTAAATGTGGATGATGACATAAAAAAAGCAATTATAGAAAAAGAAGGGGTAATGGGCAAACTACTCCAACTTACAGAATACGATGAAAAAAATGAGTACGAAAAGTTTTTAGAATTATCAATAGAATTAAAAATAGATGAGATGTTGTTTAACGATGCAAAACTCTCCAGTTTTATGTGGCTCAACACTCTTCTGAAGAGTATTTAA
- a CDS encoding molybdopterin-containing oxidoreductase family protein, whose translation MSFKTKLTRRKFLAFSSGTIATAVLASNLSSVKAVASKQGVPQGKVGREFVFSSCEVCVNKCGLIAEVNNGVIRKLNPNPKFFKSRGMLCARGNAGAKFPYDPDRPKKPLKRVGARGEGQWKEISWEEAFKEISQKTYEIIKKYDNRSAIAFASTEGFQEAFFKHMAGMVGSVNTVRHPTLCLSSVIQGFSAVFGTYPDADVANSKFVIMSGANRAEAIYTPDTIDIAKKHRDQILIYIDPRATKTVAIADKWYSIKPGTDLAVVLAMMNVIISENLYDKAFVEKYTVGFEQLAEHVKQYTPEWAEKECEIPASEIYWLAREFAKHAPASVWYPGRRTSWYAQDVQFRKACATLNAICGCWDRPGGLMPKAPIAIGKHDFDFMVYDKTNPERIDVGVRPFIKDLLPPYARENYGLLTDQCAYLSESDGSWVVFREAILRGQPYPVKGLFVYKQNPVESVPNRKKTLQMLNQMDLVVAIDTQFSDTAWYADYLLPESTYLERWDPAETQGGVVSIVVARKEVIKPVYDTKSMREIALGFAKAFMELPGWFEDAEDPEEAKAIFEEYIDEFSKPREVQMKHQLKMFEGAYEMLEKEGVFYLTDKRAYGKTLEDGYIFKTKSGKIELYSEKYKEKGLDPLPVYRRPAQPAPGQFRFVVGRHGQFTHASTQNDKYLLEAYGDSENSIWINTKVAAEKGINNGDRVKVKSAVGEQIVKAYVTERIRPDSVYYVHGFGRLSKGLSNVYMKGGSEAEILMDYVETISGNACLHETFVEIQKA comes from the coding sequence ATGTCTTTTAAAACAAAGTTGACAAGAAGAAAGTTTCTGGCTTTCAGTAGTGGGACTATTGCTACTGCTGTATTGGCTTCAAATCTTTCTTCTGTTAAAGCTGTTGCATCAAAGCAAGGTGTTCCTCAAGGTAAAGTTGGTAGGGAGTTTGTTTTTAGCTCCTGCGAGGTATGTGTAAATAAATGCGGGCTTATTGCAGAAGTGAACAACGGAGTGATCAGAAAGTTGAATCCAAATCCCAAATTTTTCAAGTCCAGAGGGATGCTTTGTGCAAGAGGTAATGCTGGAGCCAAATTCCCATATGATCCTGATAGACCCAAAAAGCCTTTAAAGAGGGTTGGTGCTCGTGGCGAAGGTCAATGGAAGGAGATTTCATGGGAAGAGGCTTTTAAGGAGATCTCCCAGAAGACATATGAAATAATCAAAAAGTATGACAACAGATCTGCAATTGCTTTTGCTTCCACAGAGGGGTTTCAGGAAGCGTTTTTTAAGCATATGGCAGGTATGGTAGGATCTGTTAATACCGTGAGACACCCTACTCTTTGTCTTTCTTCAGTAATTCAAGGTTTTTCGGCAGTCTTTGGCACCTATCCTGATGCTGATGTAGCCAATTCAAAGTTTGTAATTATGTCTGGTGCTAATAGAGCTGAAGCGATATACACCCCAGACACGATTGATATTGCTAAAAAACATAGGGATCAAATACTCATCTATATAGATCCAAGAGCTACTAAAACTGTTGCTATCGCAGATAAATGGTATTCGATAAAGCCTGGTACTGATCTTGCGGTTGTCCTGGCTATGATGAATGTGATAATATCTGAAAATCTATACGATAAGGCTTTTGTGGAAAAATATACTGTGGGCTTTGAACAGCTTGCAGAACATGTAAAACAGTATACCCCAGAATGGGCTGAGAAAGAGTGTGAGATTCCTGCAAGCGAAATTTATTGGCTTGCCAGGGAGTTTGCAAAGCATGCTCCAGCCTCTGTATGGTATCCGGGGAGAAGAACATCATGGTATGCTCAGGATGTTCAATTTAGAAAGGCATGTGCCACATTGAATGCCATCTGTGGATGCTGGGATAGACCAGGTGGTTTGATGCCTAAAGCACCAATTGCTATTGGTAAGCATGATTTCGATTTCATGGTATACGATAAAACAAATCCTGAAAGGATAGATGTAGGTGTAAGGCCTTTCATAAAAGACCTTTTGCCTCCTTATGCAAGGGAGAATTACGGTTTGTTGACTGATCAATGTGCGTATTTGAGTGAATCTGATGGTAGCTGGGTGGTTTTCAGAGAAGCCATATTAAGAGGGCAGCCATATCCTGTTAAAGGTTTGTTTGTTTACAAGCAGAATCCTGTCGAATCTGTACCTAACAGAAAGAAGACGCTTCAGATGTTGAATCAGATGGATCTTGTTGTGGCTATAGACACACAGTTTTCTGATACCGCATGGTATGCTGACTACCTCCTTCCTGAATCCACATATTTAGAAAGATGGGATCCTGCTGAAACTCAGGGTGGAGTTGTTTCTATAGTTGTTGCCAGGAAAGAGGTTATAAAACCGGTGTATGATACGAAATCTATGAGGGAGATAGCTCTTGGCTTTGCAAAAGCTTTTATGGAACTTCCGGGATGGTTTGAGGATGCTGAGGATCCTGAAGAGGCAAAGGCTATTTTTGAAGAGTATATCGATGAGTTTAGCAAACCAAGGGAAGTTCAGATGAAACATCAGCTTAAGATGTTTGAAGGGGCTTATGAGATGTTAGAAAAAGAAGGGGTGTTCTACCTTACCGACAAAAGGGCCTATGGGAAAACTCTTGAAGATGGGTATATATTTAAAACAAAATCTGGTAAGATAGAGCTCTATTCTGAAAAGTATAAAGAGAAGGGGCTTGATCCTTTACCTGTTTATAGAAGACCTGCTCAACCAGCTCCAGGTCAGTTTAGATTCGTAGTGGGAAGACATGGGCAATTTACACATGCGAGCACACAAAACGATAAATATCTTCTTGAAGCTTATGGCGATTCTGAAAATAGTATCTGGATAAATACAAAAGTTGCAGCAGAAAAAGGGATAAACAATGGTGATAGGGTGAAAGTAAAAAGTGCGGTGGGTGAGCAAATTGTGAAAGCTTATGTTACCGAGAGAATAAGACCTGATTCAGTTTACTATGTGCATGGATTTGGAAGGTTATCGAAAGGTTTGTCTAATGTATACATGAAAGGTGGTTCAGAGGCAGAGATTTTGATGGATTATGTGGAGACTATCTCTGGTAATGCATGTTTACATGAAACTTTTGTAGAAATTCAGAAGGCTTAG